The following proteins are encoded in a genomic region of Populus trichocarpa isolate Nisqually-1 chromosome 13, P.trichocarpa_v4.1, whole genome shotgun sequence:
- the LOC7493865 gene encoding glycine-rich protein A3 isoform X3, with the protein MGGGKDKSDKESTDKGLFSNLAGYAGGHYPPSAPYPPHGYPQQGYPPAGYPPPGGYPPSGYPPPGGYPPAGYPPPGGYPPPGAYPPAGYPGPSASHYSATITGHGPGMGTMLAGGAAAAAVAYGAHQMSHGGSHGYGHGGYHGYGHGKFKHGYGHGKFKHGKFGKRWKHGGFGKHKGKFFKRWK; encoded by the exons ATGGGAGGTGGCAAGGACAAGTCTGACAAAGAGTCTACAGACAAGGGACTGTTTTCAAATCTTGCTGGCTATGCTGGTGGACATTACCCTCCAAGCGCACCATACCCTCCACATGGTTATCCACAACAGGGATACCCACCAGCAGGTTACCCCCCCCCTGGCGGCTACCCACCTTCGGGCTACCCTCCCCCAGGAGGATACCCACCAGCAGGTTACCCTCCTCCTGGCGGTTACCCTCCCCCTGGC GCTTACCCTCCAGCTGGTTACCCTGGCCCATCTGCTTCACATTATTCAG CAACTATAACAGGGCATGGACCTGGAATGGGGACAATGTTAGCTGgaggtgctgctgctgctgcagttGCTTACGGGGCCCACCAGATGTCCCATGGAGGTTCCCATGGCTATGGTCACGGAGGTTACCATGGCTATGGTCATGGAAAGTTTAAGCATGGCTATGGTCATGGAAAGTTTAAGCATGGCAAGTTTGGCAAGCGCTGGAAGCATGGCGGATTTGGAAAGCACAAGGGCAAATTCTTCAAGAGATGGAAGTGA
- the LOC7493865 gene encoding glycine-rich protein A3 isoform X4: protein MGGGKDKSDKESTDKGLFSNLAGYAGGHYPPSAPYPPHGYPQQGYPPAGYPPPGGYPPSGYPPPGGYPPAGYPPPGGYPPPGAYPPAGYPGPSASHYSGHGPGMGTMLAGGAAAAAVAYGAHQMSHGGSHGYGHGGYHGYGHGKFKHGYGHGKFKHGKFGKRWKHGGFGKHKGKFFKRWK, encoded by the exons ATGGGAGGTGGCAAGGACAAGTCTGACAAAGAGTCTACAGACAAGGGACTGTTTTCAAATCTTGCTGGCTATGCTGGTGGACATTACCCTCCAAGCGCACCATACCCTCCACATGGTTATCCACAACAGGGATACCCACCAGCAGGTTACCCCCCCCCTGGCGGCTACCCACCTTCGGGCTACCCTCCCCCAGGAGGATACCCACCAGCAGGTTACCCTCCTCCTGGCGGTTACCCTCCCCCTGGC GCTTACCCTCCAGCTGGTTACCCTGGCCCATCTGCTTCACATTATTCAG GGCATGGACCTGGAATGGGGACAATGTTAGCTGgaggtgctgctgctgctgcagttGCTTACGGGGCCCACCAGATGTCCCATGGAGGTTCCCATGGCTATGGTCACGGAGGTTACCATGGCTATGGTCATGGAAAGTTTAAGCATGGCTATGGTCATGGAAAGTTTAAGCATGGCAAGTTTGGCAAGCGCTGGAAGCATGGCGGATTTGGAAAGCACAAGGGCAAATTCTTCAAGAGATGGAAGTGA
- the LOC7493865 gene encoding glycine-rich protein A3 isoform X1, whose product MGGGKDKSDKESTDKGLFSNLAGYAGGHYPPSAPYPPHGYPQQGYPPAGYPPPGGYPPSGYPPPGGYPPAGYPPPGGYPPPGGYPPPGGYPPPGAYPPAGYPGPSASHYSATITGHGPGMGTMLAGGAAAAAVAYGAHQMSHGGSHGYGHGGYHGYGHGKFKHGYGHGKFKHGKFGKRWKHGGFGKHKGKFFKRWK is encoded by the exons ATGGGAGGTGGCAAGGACAAGTCTGACAAAGAGTCTACAGACAAGGGACTGTTTTCAAATCTTGCTGGCTATGCTGGTGGACATTACCCTCCAAGCGCACCATACCCTCCACATGGTTATCCACAACAGGGATACCCACCAGCAGGTTACCCCCCCCCTGGCGGCTACCCACCTTCGGGCTACCCTCCCCCAGGAGGATACCCACCAGCAGGTTACCCTCCTCCTGGCGGTTACCCTCCCCCTGGCGGTTACCCACCCCCTGGCGGCTACCCTCCTCCTGGTGCTTACCCTCCAGCTGGTTACCCTGGCCCATCTGCTTCACATTATTCAG CAACTATAACAGGGCATGGACCTGGAATGGGGACAATGTTAGCTGgaggtgctgctgctgctgcagttGCTTACGGGGCCCACCAGATGTCCCATGGAGGTTCCCATGGCTATGGTCACGGAGGTTACCATGGCTATGGTCATGGAAAGTTTAAGCATGGCTATGGTCATGGAAAGTTTAAGCATGGCAAGTTTGGCAAGCGCTGGAAGCATGGCGGATTTGGAAAGCACAAGGGCAAATTCTTCAAGAGATGGAAGTGA
- the LOC7493865 gene encoding glycine-rich protein A3 isoform X2 — translation MGGGKDKSDKESTDKGLFSNLAGYAGGHYPPSAPYPPHGYPQQGYPPAGYPPPGGYPPSGYPPPGGYPPAGYPPPGGYPPPGGYPPPGGYPPPGAYPPAGYPGPSASHYSGHGPGMGTMLAGGAAAAAVAYGAHQMSHGGSHGYGHGGYHGYGHGKFKHGYGHGKFKHGKFGKRWKHGGFGKHKGKFFKRWK, via the exons ATGGGAGGTGGCAAGGACAAGTCTGACAAAGAGTCTACAGACAAGGGACTGTTTTCAAATCTTGCTGGCTATGCTGGTGGACATTACCCTCCAAGCGCACCATACCCTCCACATGGTTATCCACAACAGGGATACCCACCAGCAGGTTACCCCCCCCCTGGCGGCTACCCACCTTCGGGCTACCCTCCCCCAGGAGGATACCCACCAGCAGGTTACCCTCCTCCTGGCGGTTACCCTCCCCCTGGCGGTTACCCACCCCCTGGCGGCTACCCTCCTCCTGGTGCTTACCCTCCAGCTGGTTACCCTGGCCCATCTGCTTCACATTATTCAG GGCATGGACCTGGAATGGGGACAATGTTAGCTGgaggtgctgctgctgctgcagttGCTTACGGGGCCCACCAGATGTCCCATGGAGGTTCCCATGGCTATGGTCACGGAGGTTACCATGGCTATGGTCATGGAAAGTTTAAGCATGGCTATGGTCATGGAAAGTTTAAGCATGGCAAGTTTGGCAAGCGCTGGAAGCATGGCGGATTTGGAAAGCACAAGGGCAAATTCTTCAAGAGATGGAAGTGA